The sequence TTTAagataaaaagggaaaagaCTTAATGTCAGAACAACTTCTATTTTCTCGCTTCTGAGTTCTGATACACTTTGCTAACCCAGGTGGCTCATATGCCAATTCCATTTTATACTTCGTGAAAAAGTAGGAGATGATTTCTTTTGATATGGATCCATCTTTATGTTCTGTAGAAATGCTCAGTGGTGAAAAAGTTTGTTTTGTTATTGTGTACAAATACTTCGAGATATAACATGCCATATTTTCTGCTTTCAGGTTCTCAACTTTTACCACTTTCTACCTCACATGTCTATCCATCTACAATTGTTATGAGCCATTCCTGGTGTGATATTGCCAATAATACTCAGATCGATGCAAGGCTTCACGTTCAGCAAGAGCCAACCCACTTCCCTGATAAACACAACATCTATCTTGGATCATCGTCAAATGATAGCATCCATAAAATCGGAAAGCAGGTCACATTTATGCAAAGTGACAATCCAGAATCTTCATTCAGCCAGCCCCTTGTCACAACCATTGATTTTTCAGAAAATGGAGGTGGTCGAAGGAAAATGTTATATGACAAGTTTGCAACTCCAGGCCATGAATCGAATTGTGCTCTCTCTCTTCTGTCATCTTTGCAGACACAGTCATCTGGGATTGGTTTTAGTGAAGCCGAGCAGGACCGTCATCTTATATCCTTCCTGCAGCCATTAGATGTGAGCTTAGGTCATCACAACAGATTGGAGCCAGTTAATTCAGTACTGAATGGCAGTGTGAGTAATGCTGATATTAATTGCTCAGGAATGTTTCACATTTCATCTAATGATGGAGGGAATGATGCTCCTCCACCATCCCTTCCTTTTCACTGGCAGTAAAGTAACTTCAGTAAACAAAAACTGATCTTTTTGTGTAAAAATGAATGAGCAAACAGTGCTTCTATAAGCAAACAGTGCTTCTATAAACCCATGTTCATGATATCCAGAAGGAATTTCACTCTCATATATTTAAGTTTTAACTGCTGCCTGTCTTTTATGCTTGTGAGGCTTAACAATGATATTTCTTTCATTTCAACTTCGGTTGCTTTATGGAGTATTTTCTTACCATCCGTTTACACTGCTTTATCTGTACAGGGAAATCTTTTGTGCATATTAATCCTTCCTTTGCtcttatataatcaaatttcaacaGGAAGCCCAACAACATTGCCTTTGTCTACTTGACTCCTTATTCTCTGTCTCCATTACCCTCAGGCATCAGCTTTTCCTTTGAGTTCCAACTAGAAAGGGTGTAAAAAGGCCTTTTATTTCCATTAAAAGCATAATGAAAAAGATATCTTCTCTTTTTCATCGTGGGACCATGGAAAATGAAAAGGTAAACGCCTCATGGTTCCATAAATATCTCAATCCTTCGTGGGACAATGGAAATCTTTTCATGGTCCTCCCTGGAATTGGGTTTCATAAAATGCTCGTTCGTTTTTGGGATTCCAATTTTTCATATAGTTACATTAACATCACAAATAAGAAGTCCAGCTATTGATGTAATGCAAAGCATAAAAAGAACTCGCTGACTTGTCTTTCTAAATGGGGTTTAACTTCAATCAATtactataataattttaattaatgtcGAATTTAATAATTCATCATGTAAGTCAACAATTACTGAAAGAAAAGGTAAAAAATAATTACTAATGAAATGTTTAAGGAATGTTATTTTTGCTATTAATAGAATTTGTGAGAGCTGAAGAACCCCCAGCAATACAATACAATTGAATTAGAAGAAAGCCGGCCTTTTTGTCTTGTCCTTTATGTCAAGAAGAGAAATTACAATGACGATGGATTGGGTGGGAGaattgtcttcttc comes from Benincasa hispida cultivar B227 chromosome 2, ASM972705v1, whole genome shotgun sequence and encodes:
- the LOC120071272 gene encoding squamosa promoter-binding-like protein 13A, producing MDWNLKTPSWDFTQLEQDALKNINTIGASSSFVEHRTTSGDFSVDLKLGQVNNLGTKYVVNKPGVFKMAPSPSEPSKRARGSGNGAQPSSCLVDGCVSDLSNYRDYHRRHKVCELHSKTPQVTIGGLKQRFCQQCSRFHSLDEFDEGKRSCRKRLDGHNRRRRKPQSDSLSRSILSPYQGSQLLPLSTSHVYPSTIVMSHSWCDIANNTQIDARLHVQQEPTHFPDKHNIYLGSSSNDSIHKIGKQVTFMQSDNPESSFSQPLVTTIDFSENGGGRRKMLYDKFATPGHESNCALSLLSSLQTQSSGIGFSEAEQDRHLISFLQPLDVSLGHHNRLEPVNSVLNGSVSNADINCSGMFHISSNDGGNDAPPPSLPFHWQ